The window GTCGGCGACGGCGATTGCCAGCCGGCCGTCGGGCAGCGGGATATAGCCGAAATAATCGCCGCCGACGTTTTCGGCCGCGCGATAATAGCTGTAAAAGCGATAGCCCGGCAGCGCCGGCGCCTGCTGCGGTAAGAAGTGGAGTTGCACGTCCTGGGCCATTGCCAATTCGCGCTCGCGGCGGTCGAGCTTCATCGCCGTTTCGTGCAGCCGGGCATGTTCGACGGCATGCCCCGCCACGACCGCCACGCTCGCCAGCACATCCAAATCCTCGTCGCCGAATTGGCGAATCGGGTCGGATGTGTCGATATGGATCAGGCCCAGCGGCTGATGCGACGGACCCATCAGCGGCGCCGAAATCATCGAACTGGCTGCCTCTTCCAACACCGAAGCAGCCCGGTCGGCCGATTGGGCGTCGGTGCTCAGGATCGCTTTTCCCTCGGTCATCACGCGCTGGGCGACCGATTGGCTGATTGGTCCCAACGTCAGCGATTCGTTCCCCTCGCCGCGGCCGAGCTTGACGGCCCGCGGTGCCAAGCGACCGTCGGTTTCGTCGGCCAGCAGAATGTAGCCGCGATCGGCTTGCGGAAAGATTTGAAACAGCGTGTCGAGAATGCTCTTCAAGAACTCGTCGACGGCCAGCGATTGCCCCAAATTGCGGGCAATTTCGAGCACCGCCCGAAGTTTGATTTGTGCTCCCACATCAAGGCGTGATTCGTCGCGCGCGTCGAACGAATTGACGATCGTTGTCGGACGCGGAGCGGTGAGGGTTTCTTCACCGACGTCGGCAGACTGCCGGCGAAATTTCGCCGCGGCGCCGGGCGGCACGGCCCCCGAGTGAAATTCCAGCAGCACATCGAACAATCGAATTTGATCACGATCGGCAAGCCGCGTGCGCCGGCTGATCCGCCGCCCGTTGATATAGGTGCCATTGAGGCTGTTGAGGTCTTCGATATAGAAGCCATCGGCCTCGCAAACGATTCGGGCATGCTGCCGCGAAACGCTGCGGGTCGGGATCACCACATCGCAAAACGAATCGCGGCCAAGCTGCACCTGCGGACTGACAAGTTCGTAGGTTTCGCCGGATCGCTGGCCGTTAAGGATGCTGAGATTTGCCATGATGGAGATTCGCCGCCAAAGGCGTCGTGCCGCCCGCGCTTCCAAAGACCACCTAATTCTAATCTAGCGATTGGAAAGGTTGGAAACGAGATGGCAACCAAAGTAGCAGATACGCTCCGCGTGCCGTTAGCCTCGCTT of the Pirellulales bacterium genome contains:
- a CDS encoding SpoIIE family protein phosphatase, producing the protein MANLSILNGQRSGETYELVSPQVQLGRDSFCDVVIPTRSVSRQHARIVCEADGFYIEDLNSLNGTYINGRRISRRTRLADRDQIRLFDVLLEFHSGAVPPGAAAKFRRQSADVGEETLTAPRPTTIVNSFDARDESRLDVGAQIKLRAVLEIARNLGQSLAVDEFLKSILDTLFQIFPQADRGYILLADETDGRLAPRAVKLGRGEGNESLTLGPISQSVAQRVMTEGKAILSTDAQSADRAASVLEEAASSMISAPLMGPSHQPLGLIHIDTSDPIRQFGDEDLDVLASVAVVAGHAVEHARLHETAMKLDRRERELAMAQDVQLHFLPQQAPALPGYRFYSYYRAAENVGGDYFGYIPLPDGRLAIAVADVSGKSISAALLMARLCAEVRYCLAVTQTPVEAIARLNREFSGPALGDMFITFLMGVLDPKEQMLTLVNAGHMPPLLRHRRSGAVEPLGVAESGPPLGYDPNQVYAASSVVLEPEDVIVMYTDGISEATNPKGTFYGTKGIERLLARGARDVETLGRQLMGDVEQFTCGSPQSDDICLLCFTREAGKFAPS